TACCTTATGTTGATGCTTTTTTCTGGTTGCTTTAAAGGTAATCCACAGGTGACAGGGAAAAAACATGAGCCCAGAACTGAATGACTGGCATCTACATTCACTTCCTTTTTGGATGCCTTCCTTGTTTTATTTAACGATTATTAAAAAATTTTTGATCACGTTCAGAAAAATAACCGGTGAAGCAAATTCCCAGAAgagagagcaggtcatctactgatcggaaggttggtggttcgattcctggcttcccctagcctgtgtgccaaatatccttgggtaagatattaaccccaaattgctctctgatgcatccatcggagtatgaatgtgtgtgaatgttacttagaaagcacttagaacaatgtgcttgtgcgaatgggtgaatgtacaagttgtgtaaagcgctttgagtgttcagaaagaagaaaagataagAACAAGTCCATTTACAATTTACCATAGTGTCACATTCTCAGTTATTACAACACTGCCTGTATCTAAACTCTGTCCAGTTtggtttttacatttgttttgcatCAGTATAGTTTTTGGTCTTTGAATCTGTGAAGCATCAATGTTGGAACGTACCATGAAAGcttcaaatcaaacaaaacaaatattacaattattccatttttatttctgcacaGCTGTGTTAGTACAGCTTTGAGTCAGACTAACACGATTCACTCACTGGAATAGCAGGAataatatatactgtatattttaccAAACAAGAGGACTTATTATATTCATTTCTGCCTTCATATTTTTAGTCTTGGACTTAAaacttaaatattaaattatataataaattacattaatgcaattctttgaaaaacattcagatgaaagcgttttttttgttttttttgtgaatgCAAGTTGATTGTtaacacagtcatgtgaaaaagaaagcaatgaGCTCAAGCGCAGCAGCAAATCTCCAACagaatgctgaaaaagaaaagactcgTGGTGCTGCAATGGTCCGGTCAAtatccagacctcaacctgactgagATGCTGTTACAGGACCTtaggagagctgtgcataaaccaATACCTGCAAATGTCAACGAGCTGAAGTAATGACGGTGCTGAAGGTGGTTCTATGAGCTACTGAATGACGCGATTCTTAGTTTTcactgcagagtcctgtgaaatgttctttttgaCATGACAGTGTATGTTCAGGGAAAGCGTGATCACTAGAGGCACAGCTGATAAATGATGAAtcaaaaaaaggacaaatagCACAAAATTTAGTGCATTTTGcaataaattcaaatatttagagttttactttaattttactGCATCTATAGAAAATACTTCCTTGCACATGGACAAAGTTTGATACTAATTGAACATTACTGGTTTTAGCTGTTTGTTTACACCGTATCACGCTGTGGTATAACCAGCTCATTTATTTGGCGCCTGTTTGAAACACCAGTGCTGAGTAAAGATAAAATGGGCTGAAAATCTGGGATCCGTGATGTCGGAGAGGAGAGTGGGTGGAGTTTCTAAATAGATGCCACATGAATACGAGTCACCCAGCACTGAGATATAACACTATTAATCCACACGACATGTTCAAATCAAGTATGTCAGGCTGTGCTTTCTGAGCGGCTAAACATCGCTGATCTGATGACATCATCTTTGTTATAACTGACTGTCGCACTCCACTTCCACGTGGTCGCCAGACTTCCCGTTGTTCTGCGCGGGCTGTAAATGATCAGGAAGCAGGACCTCAACACTGTAGCTGATGCGTTTGGCCTGGAAGATGCTGTAGGTGTTGTCGAATCTCAGCACATCTGTGGAGGACAGAATGGAGTATTTAGACAGTTGGGTTTAACATCACAGAAGCACTCGAACACAAGGCCACTCACAGACTCCTGGACGCTCACAGGTCAGTGAGCCATCCTCGGGTACTAAGTGGGCGTTGTATCGCTGACTGGGCACGATTTCCTCCATCTCAGCCGCCTTCTTCCATTCACCCTTTTTGGCCTTTTGAAAGACCCCAAATCCGATGTCTCCACCGTCACTGGCAAACTGCCACCTAACAGGATGTAAAAATGCTTTGAATTAGCAaagcctttattttgaaagctagACTGTGCTCTACAGTGGTACGGACGTTAGCCGTGGTTTCTCACAACCAAGATGGTGATGGCAGAAACGCTTGTCTCGAGGCTACACAATGGGACTTTAGAAACCAGTGAATGATGTCACTATGGTCTCACTACAGCTGGGAGAGGACGAACTACGACGGGGCACATTCTTCCCGAGCAATAAGTGGCAGCTCAGGTTGACTGGGACCCTACTCACTTGATTTTACGTTGTCAGCATGACTGTCACATGTtcaaaatagcaaacctaactttgttctgtttcttcttttgtcacGATTCTGTGCTTAAAGTTTAAAGATGTAGCTGATTTAATCTTCCTATTTTTCCAGCTGTAGCTTGAACAGAGACCCTTTTGGTTTGTCGTTTGATTTCTTGTGATATAAGTGAACGGAATaagatcattttaaagatatggaTTGATCTATTTCCCCACGCTCCAAAAATGGATGGCGTGCGTCAACCTTTAATCGCACAATGAATGAAGTGAGTGACTTCACAACAAGCTGGCGTGATGAGCCATAATCATATCAGAGCTCTGCGGCTTTGAGTCACGCTGTCTCTGTAATGATTCTTTTTAAGACCTCTTAGCTACGGCTCATCGACTCCACTCTGAGAAATTTACAGACACTATTCTTTCTACATGACTGTCTCCTTTTGACAGGACCTTTAATCATAGACTCTGTATGACTTTTATCACTGACCTGAGAACGCAGCCGGGGAACAAGATCTCAAAGTCCACTTGCTCTGAAGAAACTCGGCTGATGGTCACAGACTGCTCGTAATCCACCTTCACATGGTCGCGCACGTAGTAGGAGGGAGGAACTGGTCCAACATGGTTTATCTGCAGCAGAGAGTCAAAAAAAACAGGCGTCAAATACTCACATAGACAATGACTGAGAGGTTTGAGAGCAGAAAAgtgaaggaaagaagaaaaggctTCACTTACTGTGCCATTATACAGCTATGAAAGCCTGTAAAATGTCTAGTTGTGCACAAAACTGGTAAAAATGTTATAAAGGAGCAAAGTGTTCTCTCTTTtcggtttttctttttattcacatAAAGTCAAACCAATGATGTTCAGCGATTTCCCATAACAGTGCAATACAGGATGcaaccagcagagggcagtgaCTTCCTGGTGAGACCTGAGCTGCCTGTATTGTTGAATTAATGTCCATCGGTCCAGCAGGTGACGAGCAGGTTAACAGCAcgaacagacagacagagctccCAACTGCAGGTCGAGGTTGAGAAAAGCTGTCACGGTTTCACAAAGTGTCCCGTAAAGTTTTCAGCTGCTTTTGGATGTCAGCTTTATTGTGGAGGAAGTCAAACTATTGTGTAACCACTTCTCTAAAAATCTTGCAGATATGAACCTTtagatgattttattttatgactgCCACAGAAAAACGAACAGGTACAGAAAAGAAAGGCAGAGgcaaagaatgaaaacaaaactaacagCAAGTGAGAAGAACATCAGTCTGATTCATTTACACAGTTCATACAGAAGGAGGAAGAGTGACGGGGAAAAACCCTGTGAGGTGCATAAGGCGCTATgtatgtttcattttgtttaaagtaggtttttaaaatgaagtaaaTTTCTCAGATTTGTGTCCCCGACCACTCGGCTCCTGTTGGAAACAGAAAGTTGCATTTATCgattttctcttctctccttttACACTCGTGTTGTTCCAGAGAGTTTTATTAGTAAAGCACTTAATAATCTTGTTATTTTAAAAGCTATATAAAAATGATGTTATCAAAGCTGTTTCAAAGCCACTAACTGTTTAACAGTACCTGAAAATAACGAGGCGTCATATCCAGAAACAAATCAGCACAAACTCTTAAACCTTTCTAGTTAAACACTCGTTCTGCAACACAACTACACTGGGCAGCACAAGTTCACACGTGGACCAAAATCAAAATAACACAATAGAAAATCAATGACACACAGCTAGCTAAAGGACAACTAGTTAAACAcacaaggttaaaaaaaaggagagaaagaagcaaaacatttgAGGCTGAGCGTCTGTTCCCTTCAACGAAGTCAAAATGAATTTCTCTCGTTCTGTTCCTCATCTGTTCTCGGCCCAATTTTTTATCTACAGAAACAGTGACAAACACGGGTCAGTTGTGTCACCTGGAGCTGCGTCTACGGCTGCAGGACTACcaaagctgctgttttctgCAGGGTGAGGCCACTACTCGCTTCACAGAACATCTGACATCTACTCAGCAGGGGGGGAGGTTTagctgattgtttttatttgcaggtCTGCAAACATATTATTGGTCATTCATTTTAGTGCAACACACAGGCCCTTTGTATTGTATCAAGAAAGATCTGCTGAACAGttttttcgtgtgtgtgtgtagctgtatTGATTTATCCTGCAGCAGGCAGCCAGTCTGGAATAGCCCGTTCATCGTCAGTGACCTGGTTCATCCATGTGTAACAGGATCCCTCACACACAGAGCCAGCAGAACATTTTATGATTCAGCGTTAGTAGCCTGGTGGTAGTTTGTTTGGCTGTAGCAGGAGGTTATGTAAAACATAGGCAAATGTAAACCCACAACATATTAGGATGATATCAAAGCACAGGGGAAGCTGCTAAAACTGTAGGAGCACACGATGCAGATCAGTGAAGGGAAACTACAAGACGGGACTCGGGACGGTAAACTGGTGACTATTTCTGCGTCTACGGGAGGGCTGATTGGCTGTAGTTGGAGTCAGACGCTATCCACTCACAGCAGTTTTGAAAATTAAAGTTGTCACATTGCTTTGTTAATTTGAAAgcttaataaaaaataactcaTTAATCTtacaattttctgttattaactgtgattaatcgCCATTACTTGATCAATAGCCTGACTGTAATTACACTtttcaactttatatttaagcttGTAACAGATATTTATGCAACATAATGaagtaaatgcagaataaacacaaaaaatgttatatatatatatatatatatatatacacatacacaattTTAATCAGATTCATCACAGCGTTACTGTGGATTAATTTTGATTAATCACGATTAAATatagttcatttttattctacATTAATCgcatttcattttgcatgagcaaacagactcgagaaaaaagggaaaatatacgCACTTAACATGTTTACTGAACATCTTGAACATTCACGTCTCTGTAAACATGGATCCACTCTCTCTGTCACTTTGTGAGGCACTTCAAGTCTTTGAAACGAGGAACCAAAGCTATGTAAAGCTTCTTTTCACCTGATTTGTGACCTCAGTGATGAGGTCCTGAGGAGTTTATAAACTTAGTTTCAAGTGTTGTGTCATCCAAATTAATGTGGATATTATATTATGGCCACAGTTAGAGTAAAACAGCTTTATAAGCAGAGAACGCTTTAGGGTGTGGCTGCATAGTGACTGACAAGTCTGCCTTCAAAACCCAAAGATGGCGAAGGGCATTGTGCTTAAGACTTCAAGACAGATCGTCCAATGAGTGATGTCaaggtggctacatccatcttttatatacagtctttaTCAACATGGGCAAAACAACTACAATAGAATAACAGTCGATAATTTACCCGGCAACCAAAGAAAACATCTTCATACTACTACAGCGACCGAGGCTGCTCTTTTAGAGATGTTGAGATTATATGCAGCAGATATATTAATGTCTTATGAGTGAGtccaaagcactgattgtaaaTCTGTGATGGATATTTTTCGCCTCCAACTTTTCAGCcatttttaattcaaaaacaaactaaaacgaGCTAAAACAAGTCAGGATGCTGCAGCCTGACTCACCTTGTTGCGACAGCGAGGGTCTCCGTCAGGATCCGTCAGTTTACCCCCGTATATCGCCGGCAGCTCCTCGGCATCGATGTGGTTCAATAAGACCTCCTGCCAGTTGGCTGTGAAAGCGGCGAAACCGTAACACTAAATTTCACTCTTTCGGGTGACGTCCTGTAAACAGGAGGTAGTGACATGCAGTGTTTTTGTCTCACCTCCCAGGATGCAGATCTTTTGTCGCGTGGCCTCACTCAGAAAGTGCTTGACGAGGTTGTAAGCCACAGGAAAGATTTTAGGGGCTGtgacagaaaaagcagaaatctGTCAATCGGACGTTCAGctaaatttgtcatttaaaaaaagtatgaaATCACCTTTGATAACAAACAGTTTCTTCAGCCCTTCTGGATAGTTGTCTTCAAACATCTGGAGGATCTGGTGCAACAGAGAAACATCAGCACCAACTTctcttctgctctttctgcttttaCACTACGTGCATACAAGTCTATACCTCTCCATATGTTTCTATAGCTGGTTTCCATAAGTGCTTCAGGCCCAGACCTTCAACATCGTAGATCATTGTGATCGACTCCACGTTTTTCCCCAGCTGCAACGAAACGGTGACATAAAGacagtaaaacatgtttttaatcatttttaaaaagtggcagAGATGCATGTTTACTGCAGAGTTAACAGTCAAGTTGCTACAAACAGCCACAGTGTGATTAAATAATGTTAGAACATTAAATAATTCAGTTTCAGTGACATCCAAATAAGACAAgcagagtaaaataaaatgtaaacattaggACGcgattatttagtatttataaAATTAATGAATTCATGAAGATTAAAGAATGCTAATTTTGAGCTAATTTTCAATAACTGTGATCTTAAACAGTTGTTGAACTTTAAAACAGCTGCATTAACTTTGATccttattcaaataaattaaagatgCAGTGCTGGAGGCCAAAGGGTCACCAGGTGGGGAGTTATCCCAGGAATATGGCAAACGTGCACAGTATTCAGGCTGgttgattttcaaaataaaaagcccAACCAGGAAAGATCCTGTTTCTGAAACACTCCTGGTTGTTCTGAAGCCGTGCAAACGATGAAACGATACCGTGCTATCGAAGATGAGGTGGGTTTGCGGGATTGGACCCAAACTAGCAAGTTTTTGTTgataaatggtctgtatttgtatagcgctttacttggtcctaaggaccccaaagccatcatccacccattcacacacacattcacacactggtgatggcagctacattgtagccacagccaccctggggcgcactgacagaggcgaggctgccggacactggcgccactgggccctctgaccaccaccagtaggcaacgggtgaagtgtcttgcccaagaacacaacgaccgagactgtcggagtcGGGGCTCGAACAGGCAACCTTCttattacaagacgaactcccaactcttgagccatgatcgccctCATAAAAATTCCCAGCTTCCGAGGGTACCCGCTGGTCCCTGTCAGCCTGCAGCACCACGGGCCTGTGGGTGCGGACGACTTAACGACTGTTAAGAACTAAAAGTTGAATCCTAACGATCTTGTTTTTTAACTGGTGAAAGACAAAATCAGATTTTGCACCACCTGAATGCAGTTTTGCTGCAGCAGAGCTTTGAGTTAATCAGATTTTAGTCTGAGGTGTGAACAGGAACGCTGCGTCTGCTCTTACTCTCTCCGACTGGAGGTTACACTCCTTCTGAAGCACCTCGCAGTCTCTGATCTTGGACTTGATGAAGTCTTGCTTGGAGGCAGACAGAAAGAGGCCCTTAGGATCTACGGGTCCGATGACATCGTACCAGATGGGGCTGCCCTCGCGGTCATAACCGCACATGCCTCCTGACAGATATTTCTCGATTACCTGCAAGAAAACCCCCATGTTGATATCAAACACTGCTTGGAATAGTAGCGAAGAAGCCGTGTCATTTTCTAAAAGTACAATGAAGCTACATTACATGTACATAAAACCTTTTTAGGGGGTTACCTCTGGTGGACGCCACTCAGTGATTATTGTGTCTACTTTCATCTGTCTCCTGAACTCCAAATGCTGGAAGAAAAGATGGACGCATGTTAGcttctgttgttattgttgtgccATCTGTTGTCCTCATCTCTTATTGATTCCTGTATGTTTACTCTTGTTTTGCTCACTTTCCATCCTCCTTGTGAGTCTTTCTGTTGTCTGTGTGAGTACAGTTAACTTTTcgttaacttcctgttttatttggtGCAATTCTCTGTCGCTTGCTACATTTTCACTTCCTTCTTCTGTTCTTTTCCACACTCTGAGTGTCTGATTTATTTCAGCTCTTTGCCTGAACCTTTCCCTCCATGCGTGTATTCAGTCTGTGTCTATGCCCTCAGTTGTTGTGTCTCCTGTTGTGCTTCTTGTTTGATTTTATGAGGCCATCATTGTgcagtttcctgttgtttttatttgagatAGTAACTGGGGGTTGTTAGCCTCTGGTTTCCCGTTCACTTCTTATTGGAGTTTGTTTGTAACTTCTTTTTTCAAGATTAGAGGTCATCACTTCAAaagttattaattttttttcatttgttatttAGTAGTTCTCACCATTAAATATCAGCAGGGCTGCAGTTGAAACAAACAACTGTGTTACCCACATTAATAATCTGTCTCAATGACAGAGCTGAAACACTGAgaactttcttttttatatacacAGCAGGGGTgaggaactccaggcctcgagggccagtgtcctgcaggtttggATGTgttcttgatccaacacagctgatttacatGGTTAAACAACCTCCTCAACaagtcctgaagttctccagaggcctgataatgaactaatcatgtgattcaggtgaaTTGacacagggtgagatctaaaacctgcaggacactggtccGCATACAGCATAAGAACCTGGGATTTTATTCAGATGCCAACTTGGAGTGAAACGTGAAGGTGGCAAACAACAGAGGAAATCTGCCTTCAGCGAAAACATGAACGCGAACCAGATCCTACCTGCAGCATTCAGGTTTGAAAATATGGGACATTTTCTCAGAGGTGTCTGATGTCATCAGGGGCTAAAGTGTTGGTTGacatttattttctcatttcctaTCCTCCCTTCAGACTTTGCATAAAGTACGTGTGCATTTTTTGTTGAAGATGACAACTAGCAATGGAAGCAACACGTGAATGATTAGTAGTCGCTTTAATCCCTGGTTGAATCATGGTTTGAAACTGTGTTTCATAGAAGGCAACAATGATACAAACACGACAAATACAGAAACAGCAAATAATCGCAAACGCAGCTTCACATATTCTGCCCCTAGTGGACAACAGCAAATTTAGTCACTGTAAATCTTATCCCATCAATGGAAATGCTTCTTTAATCCTTTTTATCTACATCTTATCTCTTTGGTGGCAGTGATGACTCAGTTTATCCACAGCGTAAAATTACCACACTGCTCCTCTCTAATCTGGAGCCACTCCCACACTAATGAGCATTGTGTGCTGCAGCTAAGCGCATGAATGTCGTTCACTACATGGGAACGCATTATGGTCGTACTTTGGCTCGCGGTTCAGCAGTGCAATGCATTTCTAGAAGAGTGTTACACGTGGAAGCCCTTTAAAAGTCCAGGCCTACAAAACTGAAAGTCCACGTTTATTACCTTTCGCAGCATTGCCTCAGACTTCTGGATATTGAAGTTCCTGGCTGAAAAGGAGAAATAAAAAGCAATGATCAATGCTGAAATCCATCTTCTATTCCACATTGTAGAGAGATGAAGCTTGAATGGGATTATACAACAGGtgcaaattaaaatgataaaataagagAGCGCAGAAAAGAGACAAGAAACATAATTTTGCTGCGATTCTTAAAATTTAGATAgtaaaatttaatattttaaacaaatgtttaatGCTGAATTATACAATGTAGGATATGTTACATAAAGCTAAAACCACTGCGCAAACACATGGTGCTGTAATTAAAGGGGCAGCTGGTGATGTAGAAAGGCTTTCATTTATATAAGCTTCCTCTGAAATTTTCTCTCATATTATTCCTAAATCTGCTTATCAACAGGAATCTAACGGAAATATTAGCAGGAATAATGGCAGTACAGTGCTCATGTTGGAACTATGTCATTCCAACTTTGGccaaataacattaaaataaatcgTGTAAAGGTGTCAGACACAACGAGCCGAGAAGCCAGGAGTTATTAAAATGTTGCCGCTGATGTTTTTGAATGATGGTGGCGCCATTATGCAGAAATATAAACCAGTCTCTTAAATGATCAAACTTTGGTCGGCGTGCAGCTCTTCTCCGTAACGCTGTCGGCATTAAGACCACGGTGTGAGTACGAGTGATGCAGGGCAGAGTGCACACACAGGCTAATGCTCCTTTTAAGGTGATTAGCTCTGCAGCTGACAGTCCGGTGGAAAGACACGACAGTGCTGTGAACCGAGACATCTTACTCAACCACTAGATTACACTGCAGCTAATGCTTCCCCCTGGCACACTAACAGCAACCTTGAGGACACTCAAGCACAAAGCAGGGCCAGGATTAAGAACTGGCCACCTCTTACTCTGGGTCAGTAATGACATGCATGTCACCTTAATGGTCTGAAGTAACGGTTTCAACCTTTTAAATTTTAGATGACAGTTATTCTTTCAAACGCCACTTGGTCTATATGATATTAGAGGCCAGAATGTCCAAATTTACAGcattgaaaacacaaaaataagacaaatggGTAGTTGTCCACTTCATCAACCATCCACCCCACCATGCTTTGACACTGTttgacacttcacccgttgcctgctggaggtggtcagagggcccggtggcgccagtgtccggcagcctcgcctctgtcagtgcgccccagggtggctgtggctacaatgtagctgccatcaccagtgtgtgaatgggtggatgactggttgtgtaaagcgctttggggtccttagggactaagtaaagtgctatacaaacaCAGGCCATTTACTGTTTCTGCAGATATCAGTGCCTTTGTGCGCATCAGTGCTGTTTATGACTGCTGCTTGCTAATGAACCTCGCCACGCTCTCTGGCTTCCTGTTTTCCATTTGCTATTTTATGTTGTTGATTGCTTTTCCCCGGGTTTCTTTCTTGGGTGCTTTCGCTCCCTGTCTGTCGTCCTGATCCTCTGCAGCCGTCTCCCACCTGTGCTCTGTTCCCACCTGTGCTCTGTTCCCACCTGTGCTCTGTTCCCACCTGTGCTCTGTTCCCACCTGTGTCTCGCTGCTTTCTAACTGACTGAAGTCACCTGGAGGTGTCTGTGTGGCAAAAGTGCTTCAGCGCTTCCCTTATGACCCCCTTTAGCAGAGGCTTCACAGGAGCGTCCTTTACCTTTACCACCATTAACCAAAGCTAATGATTAACGTGGCTGACAAGTGGCACACCTGTAAATGCTGGTTAATAGTATTTTTCACTCCAGGCCATAACTTGCCGTTGTGTTCTGAGCCTTCAATGAAAGGCTGGTAAAACCACAGATGTAATCGCAGCTCTGATGAAATCTGCTTCTTACATGAAGAAAGTGGatttatacacacaaacagtctTTACATAAAGATTAGAATTATCCAATTACATTTAAGTTATACAATCACTTAATTCTAATGCCAGCTTTTAGAAACTTTCATTAATTGACTGCATTTGATAAGAAGTAATAAGGAGTAGTACTGGATCCTCTCTCCAACAGGAAGAATGAATAACAtgattaacctcctaggacctggcgtccacatatgtggacatcacctTTTgcgttatttagaccaaaatactcaattttgctctacaagggcctgatatccacttacgaggacgttataatgctactgttctatcgaaattttaaatcaatatcctcatatgtggctctcatttttcttagaaacaaaaataaggtttaaaaaaaaataaaatctggtaattctttgtttttacattcatcaggacccaatcagcccaaatatcaaagagaaattaaaaatgcaagtcgtggaagagttcgggtcttaggaggttaatcaGCTCTGTGCATCATGGATCTCTTTTCCTTATACAATTCCTTATGAGCTCATGATGCTTTCCCTCATAAAAATATTAAGGAAAAGACCCTCGAGGTCATTTTGGAGTATTCGACTGCAGCTAGTCTGTCAGGGCTTCTGTTTAAGCTGCCTGGTGATCTCTGCACTGGATTCCTATTTTGTAGCTACTTCTGGGGATTCTGCTTGTACCAGTAAAGGCTCCTTTTTATGTTTCACATTTGGGCTCTATCCATGCACCTTCACTTCAcagctccagacattttcagcGTCGACTTTAGGTGTAATAAAAGTTTACGATGTGCCTCATTACGGGTACAAAGCCTCCGTGTGCAGCTCATTGTCGGATAACTCTGATAGTCTCGCTGCTATCACTGGTGCATGCTCGCTAAAAAACAATGCAGGGAGATCAAACTCCAAAATTAAGCGATAATGTATTTGTGCACCTTACAGGGACTCTTACTGTTTACTGTTCTAAAGAAAGAACGCGTGCTAAtatcaaaggaaaacaaaatgtcaTCATATGAACATGTTCCCACAAACGTGATTAACACTGTGGTCGTCAGAAGAGGAAGTCTCTGTACAAAATGTTGGCGCTTGTGGTTAATAAAAGCTGACTCAGCAGACTCTGTTTGATGATCACAGGCTGAAGTGGTAACATTTTCTCTGCCATTTAACTCTCCTGCTGATCCTTGCTGCACTCACAGCACACAGACATCCCTGACTGGCTTTAATGGAAGTGATCGGGCTTTTCACATTTCTTCTCATTCCCACAGTATATGTTCTATTCTCGTTTATTTACCAGGAAACCAAgatggaaggttggtggttcaatccctggctccccCAGTCTGCACAGAATTTGATATTTTAATGGTGATCATGCGTCCTCACCATGTGCCAAGTCGAGCTATTTGCTTCACACCAATAAACCACACCACTGTTTTTCATCTAAAAGCTCCCGTCAGATGGGCTCTACAACATCTCCACCAACAACACCTCTGATGTTTAACGTTCAAATTGTGGCTTGTAATCTAAAATTCTTTGAGTGGTGTACAAGCACAACATAAATGGCACTCCAGGCCCACGTAAATCTGGACATTCAGATTATCGCAGACTTGCAGTTATGACCAGCAAACAGTGACGACCATCAATTACTACTAGAATTCGCTTTCAATCACTCATCCAGTTAATTTCagttatttctttctttaaaagctaCTCTAAATTGTGTTTAGTGAACACTGAAAATAACCGGTCCTTTATTTTAAGCTAGCTATACGTTTAGTTAATTAAACTTGTTATTCATAATTTTAGGAAGCTATTGCAACTTTTTATCCAGTGCAGTCTACCTACCAAGTGTAAAAACCCATGGTTTAATCTGAGGAGAAGACATAAATCCTTTTacggttgcatcaggaagggcatcccaCCTGCTGTGGTGAATTTGGTGAATAA
This genomic stretch from Astatotilapia calliptera chromosome 12, fAstCal1.2, whole genome shotgun sequence harbors:
- the LOC113033013 gene encoding SEC14-like protein 2, which codes for MSGRVGDLSPKQAEALEQFRVRVQDILPQLPAQHDHFLLRWLRARNFNIQKSEAMLRKHLEFRRQMKVDTIITEWRPPEVIEKYLSGGMCGYDREGSPIWYDVIGPVDPKGLFLSASKQDFIKSKIRDCEVLQKECNLQSERLGKNVESITMIYDVEGLGLKHLWKPAIETYGEILQMFEDNYPEGLKKLFVIKAPKIFPVAYNLVKHFLSEATRQKICILGANWQEVLLNHIDAEELPAIYGGKLTDPDGDPRCRNKINHVGPVPPSYYVRDHVKVDYEQSVTISRVSSEQVDFEILFPGCVLRWQFASDGGDIGFGVFQKAKKGEWKKAAEMEEIVPSQRYNAHLVPEDGSLTCERPGVYVLRFDNTYSIFQAKRISYSVEVLLPDHLQPAQNNGKSGDHVEVECDSQL